A part of Streptomyces sp. NBC_01210 genomic DNA contains:
- a CDS encoding leucyl aminopeptidase, producing the protein MTALTLSTAGAATLRADALVVGVAKGAKGPVVAPGAEAVDKAFDGKLASVLETLGATGAEGEVTKVPAPSGLKTPVVLAVGLGAVPEKDETYDAETLRRAAGAAARALTGSKKAAFALPVEAAEDAEAIAEGALLGAYAFTAYQGGEKDAKNSKNGNGPKLPLAEIALLGAKPRDKAYKAAAERAIALTEEINRARDLVNTPPNDLYPESFAAVATAAGKEHGIKVQVFDEKALAKGGFGGILGVGQGSQNPPRLVKLSYTHSKAAKNLALVGKGITYDSGGISLKPAGHNETMKCDMSGAAAVFAAVVAAARLGLAVNVTGWLALAENMPSGSATRPGDVLRMYSGKTVEVLNTDAEGRLVLGDALTKASEENPDAIVDVATLTGAMVMALGNRTFGIMSNDDAFRTSIHEIAEEVGEQSWPMPLPSELRKGMDSPTADIANMGERMGGGLVAGLFLQEFVGEGITWAHLDIAGPAFHEGAPYGYTPKGGTGSAIRTLVKLAERTAAGDLG; encoded by the coding sequence CCGTCCTGGAGACCCTCGGCGCCACCGGTGCCGAGGGCGAAGTGACCAAGGTCCCCGCGCCGTCCGGCCTGAAGACCCCGGTCGTCCTCGCGGTCGGGCTCGGCGCGGTCCCGGAGAAGGACGAGACGTACGACGCCGAGACCCTGCGCCGTGCCGCGGGTGCCGCGGCCCGTGCGCTGACCGGTTCGAAGAAGGCCGCCTTCGCCCTGCCGGTCGAGGCGGCCGAGGACGCGGAGGCCATCGCGGAGGGCGCTCTGCTCGGCGCCTACGCCTTCACCGCGTACCAGGGCGGCGAGAAGGACGCGAAGAACTCGAAGAACGGCAATGGCCCGAAGCTGCCGCTCGCCGAGATCGCCCTGCTCGGCGCGAAGCCGCGCGACAAGGCGTACAAGGCCGCGGCCGAGCGCGCGATCGCGCTGACCGAAGAGATCAACCGCGCCCGCGACCTGGTCAACACCCCGCCGAACGACCTCTACCCCGAGTCCTTCGCCGCCGTGGCCACCGCCGCCGGCAAGGAGCACGGCATCAAGGTGCAGGTCTTCGACGAGAAGGCGCTGGCCAAGGGCGGCTTCGGCGGCATCCTCGGCGTCGGCCAGGGTTCGCAGAACCCGCCGCGTCTGGTGAAGCTCTCCTACACCCACTCCAAGGCGGCCAAGAACCTGGCGCTGGTGGGCAAGGGCATCACCTACGACTCGGGCGGCATCTCCCTGAAGCCGGCCGGCCACAACGAGACGATGAAGTGCGACATGAGCGGCGCGGCCGCCGTCTTCGCCGCCGTCGTCGCGGCCGCCCGGCTGGGCCTCGCGGTCAATGTCACCGGCTGGCTGGCGCTCGCCGAGAACATGCCGTCCGGTTCGGCCACCCGCCCGGGTGACGTACTTCGCATGTACAGCGGCAAGACGGTCGAGGTGCTCAACACCGACGCCGAGGGCCGCCTGGTGCTGGGCGACGCGCTCACCAAGGCGTCCGAGGAGAACCCGGACGCGATCGTCGATGTGGCGACGCTCACCGGCGCGATGGTGATGGCGCTGGGCAACCGCACCTTCGGCATCATGTCGAACGACGACGCGTTCCGTACCTCGATCCACGAGATCGCGGAGGAGGTCGGCGAGCAGTCCTGGCCGATGCCGCTCCCCAGCGAGCTACGCAAGGGCATGGACTCCCCGACCGCCGACATCGCCAACATGGGCGAGCGGATGGGCGGCGGCCTGGTGGCCGGTCTGTTCCTGCAGGAGTTCGTGGGCGAGGGCATCACCTGGGCACACCTGGACATCGCGGGCCCGGCCTTCCACGAGGGTGCGCCGTACGGCTACACCCCCAAGGGCGGCACCGGCTCCGCCATCCGCACCCTGGTCAAGCTCGCCGAGCGCACCGCCGCCGGCGACCTGGGCTGA